From Paraburkholderia sprentiae WSM5005:
GTCACGCGGTAGCGGCTGTCCGGAAGCACTTCGTCGACGATACCGTCAAGTTCAATCAGTTCTTCTTTCGCCATGCATAACTCCTGGTCGATGGGATAAAGGGGAAATCGGCCGCGGACATTGCGAGCGGCGCGAGTGGGGATTCGTTGGAAAAGCCGCGGCGCCCGAGAGCACGCTGCGCGACGTCAGTGACGCGCCGATGACGCCGCTCAAAGATCGGCGACCGATTGACCGCTCACCTGGCCATCGATCAGCCGCTCGGCATGCACCATGCACGCGATGCGCGCCTTGCCCGTGCCGTCGAACGGAAACAGATACTGCAGGCGGAACACCCGGCCGTCGGCTGCCGGATTGGCGCCGACGCGGCAGATGCGCACCGACGCGTCGTAACCGGCGTCCGGATTGCGGGTCGCTTGTGCGCCCGCGGGGCGGCGCGGATAAACGAGCGGGTGGATTTCGTAACCCTTGTAGGTTTTGACTGCTGGATTCATGGAAAACGTGTCCTGTATTACGTGGTTCACGCGCCGCGTGCATCGCGCTGCTTTCCGGCAGCGCCCCTTTGACGCGTTGCGACGTGGACCGGCGGCGCAGCACCGATGCGCGCGCCGCGACAAATGGTTGGCACAGGCCTGCTAGACCCGGCGGGCTCAATGACAATGGCTCGAGCGGTCGCGCGAAACGCGGATTCGACCGAAAAAACGCTGAAGCGGCGCGTCGATTCGCGCGCCGTACGCATGGTGCTGAACCGCTCGGTTGTACTTCTCGCGACGACGAATGCAGGCGGCGCATTGCCGGAATGACGGGCTCGCCGATAAGCGGCGGTCGAACAGTCGGGGGTGGTGCGGAGATGCCGGTTTGAGACTGCCTGATGCTGCCAGTGCTATATGGGTGCGAGGTGCAGCTATTGCAATATGATGCCTCAAATGCGACTGATTGGATAGTGCAAACTTCAGCGCGCAGCCGCAACGACCCGCTGGCGGGGCTTCGCGAGCGCTTGGCAAAGGCATGTGAGGTGCGCGCCGCGCGCGCGAAGCTCGCGATCCTAACGCGTCAGCGCGACGTCTCGGCGACGCGCTTCTGCAATTCGCGCGCGGCCGCGAGCGGCAGGCGCGCATCGTCCCAGCCGGACAGCCATTCGACTTCCTTCGCCGTGAAGACCTGACCGTGGTTGCGCAGCGCGTACTGCAGGGAATCGATGACGTGGTTGCGGATGATCTCCGGCGTGCGCTTGTCGTCGAGCACGGCGCGAAGCGCTTCGAGTGTGGACATCGGTTGGCTCCGTTCGGTCGGATATTGGTGGATCCGCGTTTATCGCATGAAAAAAAAGCGTCCGCGAGGTCGACAAAATTGCCGTCGTGCGTTGATTCGCGGCGCCAGCGCGAGGCCGCTACAATGGCGACTTCCTGAATTGCCGACCGGGCGTGCGCGCCGGCGTCGGCGGCAGGCGCCTCGCATCGTCGTCATTCGGCATCGCGCGGCGCCTGCTTCGAACCTCGCGTTTTTCCATGCGCAACCCGAACGTGTCTCCTGTCAAAGACTTGCTGCTGAAGCGCTACGCGCCGATCGCCGACGGCATCGCCGCGCTGCTCTATCCGTGCGCCGAAGTGGTGATTCACGATCTACGCGATCAGACCATCGCGTATCTGGTCAACAATCTGTCGCGGCTCGAGGTGGGTGCGCCGTCGGTGCTCGACGACGCGCACTTCGCGGCGCGCGGCCAGACCATCGGTCCCTACGAGAAACTGAACTGGGACGGCCGCCGCATGCGTTGCGTGAGCAACATCCTGTTCGACGACGACGGCAAGCCCGCCGGCATGCTGTGCGTGAACTTCAACATCGCCGTGTTCGAGGATGTGCGCTCGACGCTCGATCTGTTCATCAAGGGCGGCACGATGACGGAGGCGCCCACCGACGACCTGTTCCGCGACGACTGGCAGGACCGCATCAACACCTATCTGCACACCTGGTTGCGCGACCGGCAGATTGGCATCAATGCGCTGACGCGCGAGCACAAGCGCGAAATCGTCGAGGCGCTGCACGCACAGGGCGCGTTTCGCGGCCGCAGCTCGGCGAATTACGTCGCCGCGGTGCTGACGATGGGCCGCGCGACCGTCTACAAGATCCTCAAGCAGATGAAAGAGGGCGGCTGAGTTCAGGCGCGCGCCGCGCTTGCAAATGCTTCGATCACGCCCAAAACAAGGACATACGCGATGCGCTACCGCCACTACAAAGGCGGCATTTACGAACGGGTCTGCGAGGCCACGCTCGAATCCGATCCGACGGTCACGATGATCGTCTACAAGGCGGCCAATGGTACGATCTGGACCCGTCCAGCGACGGTATTTTTCGAGCTGGTCGAGCAGGAAGGCGTCAAGGTGCCACGCTTTGCGCCGCTTGATGAGTTCAACAACGAGGCAGATGCGTCCCACGCGGATTAACGCAGGCTGCCTGAACGACACGAACAGGAAACCGAATGCGTCTTTTGCTTGCCATCATTCTGCCGTGGTTGCAGTTTTTCACGATCGGCCGTCCGTTTGCCGGCATCATCTGCCTGCTTCTTCAGATCACCGTAATCGGCTGGGTGCCGGCGGCCATATGGTCGGTGTATGCGCTGAGCCAGTACAACACGGACAAGAAAATCGCCCGGGCAATGGGCAACGGGCGGTAACAGGCGGCGCCTAACGCCGTCGGCAAGCGGGGCACGGGCCCGCACGCTCGCACTCCCGCTTACCGTGCCGGTATCACGACCGCGTCCGGCACTTCGATCACCACATCGGTTTCGGCGATCGCCACGCAGGGCAGGATATAACCGTCCGCCTTTTCCTCGCGGCTCACGCCGGGCCATTCAATCGCGTAGCGCACCCGCCCGGACGTCATCCGGCACAAGCAGGTTCGGCACGTGCCGTTGCGGCACGAACGCGGCAAACGCAGATTCGCGAAAGCGGCGGCTTCGAGAATCGTCAGCGAATCGGGCGCTTCGAAGCGATGGCCGAGCGGCTCGACGCGAACCATAGGCGGGCGGGTGGGAGCGGACATCGTATTGATCGGTGGCTGGGTGCGCGACACTTTACATCGATCTGACGTCGCGCTGTGCCGCGGCGCAACATGCGCGCGTCAACCGCGCTTTCAAGAAAAAATCCGGGAAATCTTGCACCCGGCCCGAACTCGTCTAAAGTGAATCAAATCACCTCCGCGCGACGCGAACTGACTATGCGGCGTCGAGGTGAA
This genomic window contains:
- a CDS encoding helix-turn-helix transcriptional regulator; translated protein: MRNPNVSPVKDLLLKRYAPIADGIAALLYPCAEVVIHDLRDQTIAYLVNNLSRLEVGAPSVLDDAHFAARGQTIGPYEKLNWDGRRMRCVSNILFDDDGKPAGMLCVNFNIAVFEDVRSTLDLFIKGGTMTEAPTDDLFRDDWQDRINTYLHTWLRDRQIGINALTREHKREIVEALHAQGAFRGRSSANYVAAVLTMGRATVYKILKQMKEGG
- a CDS encoding 2Fe-2S iron-sulfur cluster-binding protein; translated protein: MSAPTRPPMVRVEPLGHRFEAPDSLTILEAAAFANLRLPRSCRNGTCRTCLCRMTSGRVRYAIEWPGVSREEKADGYILPCVAIAETDVVIEVPDAVVIPAR
- a CDS encoding DUF1653 domain-containing protein produces the protein MRYRHYKGGIYERVCEATLESDPTVTMIVYKAANGTIWTRPATVFFELVEQEGVKVPRFAPLDEFNNEADASHAD
- a CDS encoding YqaE/Pmp3 family membrane protein, encoding MRLLLAIILPWLQFFTIGRPFAGIICLLLQITVIGWVPAAIWSVYALSQYNTDKKIARAMGNGR